In Actinopolyspora saharensis, the genomic window GGACCGCCGACCAGGAGCTTGACCGTGCACTTCCTGTCCCCGGACGGGCGGACGGAGCTGGCCGTCCAGCGCTTCGGCGACTACTACGAACGGGGCTACACGACACGCGGCTATCTGCTCGCCCTGGGGAACGAGCACCGGGATCCGGGAAGCATGACGATGCTCGCCCAGCGCACGGACGGACCGCCCCGCTCGGGAGGGCACCGCGACAGGGTGTTGACCTACCGGACCACCACACCGGGGATCAGCGGGACCGCGGCGGAGAGCGCGCGGCGGTTCACCGCGGCCCGCGTCATGGCCCGCGACGGGGACCTCTGGGTCGTCCGGGTGACCGCTCCGGACAGGTCCGAGGCCCGGGATCTCTACCAGCGCACCGCTCCGCAGTTCAGCGCGGGGCGCTGACTCGTGGCAGGACTCCGCGCGGCTGATCCGCTGGCCGTCATGGAGGACTCCTCGCCAACGTTGGAGGGCGCCGCGAGCAGCGGCCCGCGCCACACGCCCGGGGCGCGCGGAGCGGCGGGCCGCACGCGGGACCGTTCGTTAGGCTGCTCGTCGTGACGTCTTCCACAACATCGGAGGCCGCCGATCCGGAAGCGGCGGCGAGCGGAGCGGCCGGAGCGCTGGCCGAGTTCACCGGAGCCGCACGGCACGACATGGCCGTGGTGCTCGGATCCGGGTGGCAACCGGCGGCCGAGGAGATCGGCAGCCCCGAAGCGGAACTGAGCATGTCCGAGCTGCCCGGGTTCGACTCCCCCGGCGCCGTGGGGCACTCCGGCAAGCTGTGGTCCCTGAGCGTCGGGGACAAGCGCGTGCTGGTGATGCTCGGGCGCACGCACCTCTACGAGGGGCTCGGGGTCGACAAGGTGGTGCACGGCGTGCGCGTGGCGGCGGCCGCGGGCTGCCGGAGCGTGGTGCTCACCAACGCGGCTGGCGGGCTGCGCTCGGACATGAGCGTGGGCCAGCCGGTGCTCATCGCGGACCACCTGAACATGACGGGGCGGTCTCCGCTCGTCGGCGCGCGGTTCGTGGACCTGACCGACCTGTACGCGCGGCGGCTGCGCGACCTCGCCAGGGAGATCGACCCGTCCCTCACCGAGGGGATCTACGCGGGCATGCCGGGACCGCACTTCGAGACTCCCGCCGAGATCGGGATGCTGCGCACGCTCGGGGCGGATCTCGTCGGCATGTCCACAGTGCAGGAGGCCATAGCCGCGCGGGCGGCCGGAGCCGAGGTGTTCGGGCTCTCGCTGGTCACCAATCCGGCGGCGGGGACGACGGGGGAACCGTTGAACCACCAGGAGGTGCTCGACGCGGGCAGGGCCTCGGCTTCCCGCATGGGCAAGCTGCTGCGCTCGCTCGTCGAGCGGGCCTAGAGAGTGCGCGGGGTGGCCCGCTCGGGCGGATCTTTCGACGCCATCGCGCCGAAAGCGCCACTCCAGCAGTCAAC contains:
- a CDS encoding purine-nucleoside phosphorylase codes for the protein MTSSTTSEAADPEAAASGAAGALAEFTGAARHDMAVVLGSGWQPAAEEIGSPEAELSMSELPGFDSPGAVGHSGKLWSLSVGDKRVLVMLGRTHLYEGLGVDKVVHGVRVAAAAGCRSVVLTNAAGGLRSDMSVGQPVLIADHLNMTGRSPLVGARFVDLTDLYARRLRDLAREIDPSLTEGIYAGMPGPHFETPAEIGMLRTLGADLVGMSTVQEAIAARAAGAEVFGLSLVTNPAAGTTGEPLNHQEVLDAGRASASRMGKLLRSLVERA